A window of Candidatus Bathyarchaeota archaeon contains these coding sequences:
- a CDS encoding DUF475 domain-containing protein, with amino-acid sequence MSLVESILIVVGLIVFEVVNSVDNAIVNASVLKTMSMLWRKRFLIIGIFTSVFLVRFILPLIIVWISVPTISGQDLFLAFVGQSDVAAHAIEEQKPLILMFGGVFLLFLYFHWLFLEKKEPLFFERFLKEKHGVWFFAFAAIILVIVMYLARADPMVMLAAAIGSATFFILYGLKQTAEEGERNLVKGAGNMSDASKFLYLEVLDMTFSFDGVIGAFAFTINLILILIGIGVGAIVVRELTIKGIDTIAKYCYLKNGALTSIGFLGLFMIIEAFGVELPSVVPIIITFSLVGIAYWLSKRKIPKITCVEPTSST; translated from the coding sequence TTGTCCTTAGTCGAGTCGATCCTGATAGTAGTCGGGTTGATTGTTTTTGAGGTAGTTAACAGTGTTGATAACGCTATCGTCAACGCAAGCGTACTAAAAACCATGAGTATGCTGTGGCGCAAACGTTTTCTCATAATCGGAATTTTCACATCTGTCTTCTTGGTCCGTTTCATTCTCCCACTCATTATCGTCTGGATTTCAGTGCCCACAATCAGCGGCCAAGACCTTTTCTTAGCATTCGTGGGTCAAAGCGACGTTGCAGCGCATGCCATAGAGGAACAGAAACCGCTTATCCTCATGTTTGGAGGAGTCTTCCTACTTTTCCTCTACTTTCATTGGCTCTTCCTTGAAAAGAAAGAACCCCTCTTTTTTGAGCGTTTCCTAAAAGAGAAGCATGGTGTATGGTTCTTCGCTTTTGCAGCCATAATCCTTGTTATAGTCATGTATCTTGCCCGTGCGGATCCAATGGTTATGCTCGCGGCAGCAATCGGTAGCGCCACCTTCTTCATACTTTACGGCTTAAAACAAACCGCGGAGGAAGGCGAACGCAACCTTGTTAAGGGTGCTGGCAACATGAGTGACGCATCAAAGTTCCTCTATCTCGAAGTCCTCGACATGACGTTTAGCTTCGACGGGGTAATTGGTGCTTTCGCTTTCACTATCAACCTGATCTTAATCTTAATCGGTATTGGCGTAGGTGCAATCGTCGTCCGAGAGTTAACCATCAAAGGCATCGATACCATAGCCAAATACTGTTACCTCAAAAACGGTGCCTTAACCTCTATCGGCTTTCTTGGACTCTTCATGATAATCGAAGCCTTCGGAGTAGAACTGCCCTCAGTTGTACCCATAATCATAACCTTTTCCCTCGTCGGGATAGCTTATTGGTTGTCAAAACGAAAAATCCCGAAAATAACCTGCGTAGAACCTACAAGCTCCACCTAA
- the thsB gene encoding thermosome subunit beta, whose translation MAYLTTTGSGQPVLILKEGTTRSRGKEAQRNNIMAARVIGEVLKTTLGPRGMDKMLIDSLGDITITNDGAAILKEIDVEHPAAKMMVEIAKTQDDMVGDGTTSAVVLASELLKKAEELLEQNIHPTILVSGFRKASQKAIEVIGKTAVPLDTNDRKTLLKVALTSMSSKSLGSAKDHLAEISIDAVKQIAEQRGDKTIADIDNIQLIKKTGKSLLETELIRGVIIDKEVVNPGMPKMKENAKIALLDSALEIEKTEITAEIRIKDPTQMKAFLDQETTMMQDMVEKVKASGANVIFCQKGIDDMVQHFLAKEGIIAARRVKESDMEKLARATGGRIVSDLDDLKKTDLGSAGLVEERKIGDDKMIFVEKCKDPHSVAILIRAGLERMVDEAERAMVDSLSVVSDVIENNKIVPGGGAIEMEIAKELRKYATKVGGREQLAVEAFADAVEVIPRSLAENAGLEPIDILVELRSVHDKADGKNQGINVFTGKLQDSIANGVIEPIMVKEQAIKSASESAALILRIDDVITAKAPKGGPGGPGGMPGGGMGEE comes from the coding sequence ATGGCGTATTTGACAACAACCGGTTCAGGACAGCCAGTCCTTATCCTCAAAGAAGGAACAACCAGAAGCAGAGGCAAAGAAGCCCAAAGAAACAACATTATGGCAGCCCGAGTAATCGGTGAAGTCCTAAAAACAACCCTTGGCCCAAGAGGCATGGATAAAATGCTCATCGACAGCTTGGGCGACATCACCATAACTAACGACGGCGCAGCCATCCTCAAAGAAATCGACGTCGAACACCCCGCGGCAAAAATGATGGTTGAAATCGCAAAGACCCAAGACGACATGGTTGGTGATGGAACCACCAGTGCAGTCGTTTTAGCAAGCGAGCTCCTCAAAAAAGCTGAGGAACTTTTAGAACAAAACATTCACCCAACCATCCTTGTTAGCGGCTTCCGCAAAGCAAGCCAAAAAGCCATTGAAGTCATCGGCAAAACTGCAGTACCACTTGATACAAACGACCGTAAAACCCTCCTAAAAGTCGCCTTAACCTCAATGAGCAGCAAATCACTCGGCTCCGCAAAAGACCACCTTGCAGAAATCAGCATCGACGCAGTCAAGCAGATTGCTGAACAACGCGGAGACAAAACAATCGCCGACATCGACAACATCCAACTCATCAAGAAAACAGGCAAAAGCCTCTTAGAAACAGAATTAATCAGAGGCGTAATTATAGATAAAGAAGTCGTCAACCCTGGTATGCCTAAGATGAAAGAGAACGCCAAGATTGCACTCCTTGATTCAGCTCTTGAAATCGAGAAAACCGAGATCACCGCTGAAATCAGAATCAAAGACCCCACACAGATGAAGGCATTCCTAGACCAAGAAACCACCATGATGCAAGACATGGTTGAAAAAGTCAAAGCCTCAGGCGCAAACGTGATTTTCTGCCAAAAAGGTATCGACGATATGGTCCAGCACTTCCTAGCAAAAGAAGGCATCATCGCAGCACGCCGCGTAAAAGAATCCGACATGGAAAAACTCGCCCGCGCAACAGGCGGCAGAATCGTCAGCGACCTCGACGACCTCAAGAAAACCGACCTCGGATCAGCAGGCTTAGTGGAGGAACGCAAAATCGGCGATGACAAAATGATCTTCGTCGAGAAATGCAAAGACCCCCACAGCGTCGCAATCCTCATCCGCGCAGGTCTTGAACGCATGGTCGACGAAGCCGAACGCGCCATGGTTGACTCACTTTCAGTAGTCTCAGACGTTATCGAAAACAACAAAATCGTACCAGGCGGCGGCGCCATCGAAATGGAAATTGCCAAAGAACTGCGCAAATACGCAACCAAAGTCGGCGGACGCGAACAACTCGCAGTTGAAGCATTCGCAGACGCAGTCGAAGTCATCCCGCGTTCACTTGCAGAAAACGCAGGCCTCGAACCCATTGATATCCTCGTCGAGTTACGCAGTGTTCACGACAAAGCAGACGGCAAAAACCAAGGCATCAACGTCTTCACAGGTAAACTCCAAGACAGCATCGCAAACGGCGTCATCGAACCAATCATGGTTAAAGAGCAAGCAATCAAATCAGCCTCAGAATCCGCAGCGCTCATCCTACGCATTGACGACGTCATTACCGCTAAAGCACCCAAAGGCGGTCCAGGCGGCCCAGGCGGAATGCCGGGCGGCGGCATGGGCGAAGAATAA
- a CDS encoding YHS domain-containing protein: protein MRDPVCGAVLDENTAKFKISYEGETYHFCSLVCKKRFKRQPTKFVK, encoded by the coding sequence ATGAGAGATCCCGTTTGTGGCGCAGTTCTCGACGAGAACACCGCGAAGTTCAAAATTTCTTATGAAGGCGAAACCTACCATTTTTGCAGTTTAGTATGCAAAAAAAGGTTCAAGCGGCAACCGACTAAATTCGTGAAATAA
- the aqpZ gene encoding aquaporin Z — protein sequence MSEGVDIPPKPIKRYLAEFIGTMVLVLMGCGSAVFAGTYIGFLGVSFAFGISVLAMVYAIGSISGCHINPAITISMLVARKISARDAALYIVFQCVGAIVGAGIVYAIATGKASYSIAVSGLAQNGYAAASPAGYSLLAGLITEIVLTFIFVLVVHGSTSVRAPKGFAGLAIGMSLVLIHLVSIPITNTSVNPARSLGPAVFVGGVALEQLWLFWVAPIIGGILAALVWKALK from the coding sequence ATGAGTGAAGGAGTAGACATACCCCCTAAACCAATTAAACGATATTTAGCTGAATTCATCGGAACCATGGTACTTGTACTCATGGGATGTGGCAGTGCAGTTTTTGCAGGAACATACATAGGCTTCTTAGGCGTCTCTTTTGCTTTCGGTATTTCAGTTTTGGCAATGGTTTACGCTATAGGCAGCATAAGCGGTTGCCACATAAACCCAGCTATAACAATCTCTATGCTAGTGGCTAGAAAAATCAGTGCCCGCGACGCAGCTCTCTACATAGTTTTTCAATGCGTAGGCGCAATTGTCGGTGCAGGAATAGTTTACGCTATTGCAACAGGAAAAGCATCGTACTCTATTGCAGTTTCAGGTTTAGCTCAAAACGGCTACGCTGCAGCTTCCCCCGCGGGTTACTCACTGCTTGCAGGTTTGATAACAGAAATAGTGTTGACGTTCATTTTTGTGCTAGTAGTCCATGGATCGACTTCTGTGCGTGCACCAAAAGGCTTCGCAGGACTCGCAATCGGCATGTCACTGGTACTGATACATCTAGTAAGCATACCCATCACTAACACTTCAGTTAACCCCGCAAGAAGTTTAGGCCCAGCCGTTTTTGTCGGCGGTGTAGCGTTGGAGCAGTTGTGGCTGTTTTGGGTGGCGCCAATTATCGGCGGTATCTTGGCTGCATTAGTCTGGAAAGCCCTAAAGTAA
- a CDS encoding DUF1015 domain-containing protein, with translation MVDVRPFRAITYTPKAGKTEDLITQPYDKIDVAMQKAYYALSPYNFCRLILPMEEDKYNVANQRLQQWLKEGVMTKEPEPAIFVSRQEFTLNKKQYNRMGIIAALRLYPYNENTVFPHEATYKAPKADRLNMLRTVQKDLEPVFLMYQDPEEATLKFMTEVTKTPPILQITDALGVRHTVWKVTETGKIRQLQAILAPKPMVINDGHHRYESAVAYRDEMRAKGNWSEDDAFNFYMCYMVPVQQEGLIVLPTHRLLKNYKLTPEVVAGLSCFFEISEIPPTVEAIERYLRNHLCEHAFCVYDGAKACGLTLKHDKFVYDFIDANVSKETKVFDVVILRDIVFKHVLKTGQLDIDETILYERWAKDALAKVDHGEASIAFLVNPVSAKTVAEVAVQHQVLPEKSTDFYPKLVSGLVLMDIATSEKLPA, from the coding sequence TTGGTTGACGTTAGACCGTTTAGAGCGATAACTTATACGCCCAAAGCAGGCAAAACTGAAGACCTCATAACGCAACCATACGACAAAATCGATGTAGCCATGCAGAAAGCTTACTACGCGTTGTCGCCTTACAATTTCTGCCGCCTAATTTTGCCCATGGAAGAAGATAAGTATAACGTGGCAAACCAGCGGCTACAGCAATGGCTCAAAGAAGGAGTCATGACCAAAGAGCCAGAACCAGCTATTTTCGTTTCACGCCAAGAATTCACCCTAAACAAAAAACAATACAATCGTATGGGCATAATCGCCGCGCTTCGCCTCTATCCTTACAACGAAAACACCGTGTTCCCCCACGAAGCCACCTATAAAGCGCCTAAAGCCGACCGCCTGAACATGCTTCGAACGGTGCAGAAAGATTTGGAACCCGTTTTTTTGATGTACCAAGACCCAGAAGAGGCAACCCTAAAATTCATGACTGAAGTCACAAAAACTCCTCCGATACTGCAGATAACTGATGCATTGGGCGTTAGGCATACGGTTTGGAAGGTTACGGAAACAGGGAAAATCCGCCAATTGCAGGCGATTTTGGCTCCTAAACCTATGGTTATAAATGACGGGCATCACCGCTACGAAAGCGCTGTGGCTTACCGCGACGAAATGCGTGCCAAAGGCAACTGGAGCGAGGACGACGCCTTTAATTTTTACATGTGCTACATGGTTCCAGTGCAGCAGGAGGGCTTAATCGTTTTGCCCACTCATCGGTTGCTGAAAAATTACAAGTTAACCCCTGAAGTCGTGGCTGGATTGAGTTGTTTCTTTGAGATTAGCGAAATTCCGCCAACCGTGGAGGCCATTGAGCGTTACTTGCGTAATCACCTTTGTGAGCATGCTTTTTGTGTTTACGATGGTGCTAAAGCTTGTGGGTTAACCCTAAAACATGACAAGTTCGTTTACGATTTCATTGATGCTAATGTGTCTAAGGAAACCAAGGTTTTCGACGTAGTCATCCTCCGCGACATTGTATTCAAGCATGTGTTAAAAACAGGGCAACTCGACATAGACGAAACCATCCTCTACGAACGCTGGGCCAAAGATGCCCTCGCCAAGGTTGACCATGGAGAGGCAAGCATAGCTTTTTTGGTTAATCCTGTTTCGGCTAAGACGGTTGCGGAAGTTGCTGTGCAGCATCAAGTTTTGCCCGAAAAAAGCACCGATTTCTATCCTAAACTGGTTTCGGGACTTGTTTTGATGGATATCGCAACTAGCGAAAAGCTGCCTGCATAG
- a CDS encoding hydroxyacid dehydrogenase, translating to MTVKILVSDKIADEGIKILEEEGYEVKRGWDIPKPDLPKIIGEYNVLIVRSATKVRGELLENAKNLKVIGRAGEGLDNVDFERAKQLGITLVNTPHVSYISVAELTIGHMIALARNIVQCTNSLREGKWEKEKLMGTELSGKTLGVIGCGFIGKDVERLALALGMKVIVVEECVYDRFVPLADMLPQADFITLHVPLTPKTRHLISTKEFNLMKTGVRIIDCSRGGVIDQEALYQALLSGKVGGAALDVFEEEPPKDRRLFALSNVIATPHMGAQTFEAQHRASIQIANNVIDALDKLKL from the coding sequence GTGACCGTTAAAATCCTTGTTAGCGACAAAATCGCTGACGAAGGCATAAAAATCCTTGAAGAGGAAGGCTACGAGGTTAAGCGGGGTTGGGATATTCCTAAACCTGACCTCCCCAAAATAATCGGCGAATACAACGTTCTGATTGTGCGTAGCGCCACCAAAGTTCGAGGCGAACTGCTGGAGAACGCCAAGAACCTCAAAGTTATCGGAAGAGCAGGCGAAGGCTTAGACAACGTAGACTTCGAACGCGCCAAACAACTCGGAATCACCTTAGTCAACACCCCACATGTTTCCTACATCAGCGTCGCTGAACTCACTATCGGACACATGATCGCCTTAGCTCGAAACATAGTTCAATGCACCAATTCGCTGCGGGAGGGCAAATGGGAAAAAGAGAAACTCATGGGCACCGAACTCAGCGGCAAAACGTTGGGGGTTATCGGCTGCGGCTTCATCGGCAAAGACGTCGAACGCCTCGCGTTGGCGCTTGGGATGAAAGTTATAGTCGTCGAAGAATGTGTCTACGACCGTTTTGTGCCCTTGGCGGATATGTTACCGCAGGCAGACTTCATTACTCTTCATGTGCCCCTGACTCCTAAAACTCGCCACCTTATCTCCACCAAAGAGTTCAACCTCATGAAAACAGGCGTCCGCATCATCGACTGCTCACGTGGCGGCGTCATCGATCAAGAAGCGCTTTATCAGGCTCTGTTGTCTGGTAAAGTTGGGGGTGCAGCTTTGGATGTGTTTGAAGAGGAGCCGCCCAAAGACCGCAGATTGTTCGCTTTGAGTAACGTTATCGCTACGCCGCATATGGGGGCTCAAACTTTTGAGGCTCAACATAGGGCAAGCATACAAATAGCCAATAACGTTATAGATGCGCTTGATAAACTCAAACTCTGA
- a CDS encoding aminotransferase class V-fold PLP-dependent enzyme yields the protein MHKKLLIPGPTEVSKEVLQEQTQYLIGHREKEFSTLYGGITDKIAKYFQLPAEYKPTVTTGSGTLWFDIIGRSIVKERALACVNGAFSQRCAQTLTSCGKQTDILEVEMGKAIKPEMVAEKLATAKYDTLTVCHNETSTGVRSPIAEIGKMVKKEYPDIIFAVDAVSSMAGDKTMPQEMNCDIIFGSTQKCFALPPGLAVGLVSDRAIERAKTVPNRGAYTDLVDIFEFEKKHQTPFTPNVSLLYALNKRMELLLAETYDRVYQRHLDMAKYTQAWAKKHFSMFPEAGYESITVSCINSNGKDVNALSQKLAEKGYLISAGYGKLKDKTFRIGHMGEWTLDGIKDVIANIDQIWGLQ from the coding sequence ATGCATAAGAAACTCTTGATTCCAGGTCCAACAGAAGTAAGTAAAGAAGTACTTCAAGAACAAACCCAATATCTAATTGGGCACAGAGAAAAAGAGTTCTCCACATTATATGGCGGAATAACCGACAAAATCGCCAAATACTTCCAATTACCCGCCGAATACAAACCCACAGTAACTACGGGGTCAGGAACCCTCTGGTTTGACATCATCGGTAGAAGTATCGTAAAAGAACGCGCACTCGCCTGCGTAAACGGCGCCTTCAGCCAGCGATGCGCCCAAACACTCACCTCATGCGGTAAACAAACCGACATTCTAGAAGTCGAAATGGGCAAAGCCATCAAACCAGAGATGGTTGCAGAAAAACTCGCCACCGCCAAATACGACACGCTTACCGTTTGCCATAACGAAACCAGTACAGGTGTCCGCAGTCCCATCGCCGAAATCGGCAAGATGGTCAAAAAAGAATACCCCGACATCATCTTCGCAGTCGACGCTGTCTCCTCAATGGCAGGCGACAAAACAATGCCCCAAGAAATGAACTGTGACATCATCTTTGGTAGCACCCAGAAATGTTTCGCGCTTCCGCCGGGGTTAGCTGTCGGTTTGGTCAGCGACCGCGCCATCGAACGCGCTAAAACAGTCCCCAACAGAGGCGCCTACACAGATCTTGTCGACATATTCGAATTCGAAAAGAAACACCAGACGCCCTTCACACCTAACGTTTCACTCCTGTACGCACTCAACAAGCGCATGGAGCTTCTTCTTGCTGAGACATACGACAGAGTCTACCAGCGCCACTTAGATATGGCGAAATACACCCAGGCGTGGGCAAAGAAGCACTTTAGCATGTTCCCCGAAGCAGGCTACGAATCCATAACCGTCAGTTGCATAAACAGCAACGGCAAAGACGTCAACGCCCTAAGCCAGAAACTGGCAGAAAAAGGCTACTTAATTTCGGCAGGCTACGGAAAACTAAAAGACAAAACCTTCCGCATCGGCCACATGGGCGAATGGACGCTTGACGGCATCAAAGACGTAATCGCCAACATCGACCAAATCTGGGGTTTGCAGTGA
- a CDS encoding OsmC family protein — translation MSSSKKMVIEWKGNLRLEAKNEKNLTVNFDAPIAHGGEETALSPMENVLASLAACSSFHVLTILKKKRLNVTGYSVEATAERRDEPPRVFTKIHLKYTVKGENIPAQAVETAIKLSEEKYCSVGGMLQKAVPITSSFEIL, via the coding sequence ATGTCTTCGTCAAAGAAAATGGTCATCGAATGGAAAGGCAACCTGCGCTTAGAAGCAAAAAACGAGAAAAACCTAACCGTAAACTTTGATGCCCCAATAGCGCACGGCGGCGAAGAAACCGCGCTGTCGCCGATGGAGAACGTTTTGGCAAGTTTAGCCGCCTGCAGCAGCTTTCATGTCCTAACAATTCTTAAAAAGAAACGCCTAAACGTAACAGGTTACTCTGTGGAAGCTACCGCGGAAAGAAGAGACGAACCACCCAGAGTATTCACTAAAATCCACCTAAAATACACCGTTAAAGGCGAAAACATCCCCGCTCAAGCTGTCGAGACGGCGATTAAGCTCTCAGAGGAGAAGTACTGCTCAGTTGGGGGTATGCTGCAGAAAGCTGTTCCGATCACTTCGTCGTTTGAAATACTCTAA
- a CDS encoding HAD family hydrolase, giving the protein MLQLTHNSPYNHKAFHSKHNSTPEPMFDAVLFDLFDTLVLLGDEHESYIKSLKKTHRYLSDNGLDCSFNTFKQAYFKAVDKISTETAYSLEEPHLSTYIEVTLTMLRPNLKGKTFLALESVNEFSKEFKKHIKIDPQTLDALRLIHRGHKVGLISNLSFSECAWDLLEEFDLKQFFDVIIVSGDVNLRKPHPQIFNMALRYLEVKPSRAVFVGDTLETDVLGSKNAGMTSVHIKRKVYSQKVEVKPHLTVTELNQLLPFLGIETSQDENLNLTCQI; this is encoded by the coding sequence ATGCTACAACTAACCCACAACTCACCATACAACCACAAAGCATTCCACAGCAAACACAACTCCACGCCCGAACCAATGTTTGACGCAGTGCTCTTTGACCTCTTCGACACACTCGTTCTCTTAGGAGACGAGCACGAGTCATACATAAAAAGCCTCAAAAAAACCCACCGATACCTCTCAGACAACGGTTTAGATTGCTCCTTTAACACCTTCAAACAAGCCTACTTCAAAGCGGTAGACAAAATCTCTACAGAAACAGCGTACTCTTTAGAGGAACCACACTTGAGCACGTACATTGAGGTCACCCTGACAATGTTGCGCCCAAACCTCAAGGGCAAAACATTTCTGGCGTTGGAATCTGTTAACGAGTTTTCCAAAGAATTCAAAAAACACATAAAAATTGATCCTCAAACCTTGGATGCTCTAAGGCTGATTCACCGCGGCCATAAAGTGGGCTTAATCTCTAACCTATCATTTTCTGAATGCGCATGGGACCTTCTTGAAGAGTTCGACTTAAAACAGTTCTTTGACGTAATAATCGTAAGTGGAGACGTTAACCTAAGAAAACCTCACCCTCAAATCTTTAACATGGCACTTCGATACTTGGAAGTTAAACCTTCCAGAGCCGTGTTTGTGGGCGACACTTTAGAAACGGATGTTTTGGGGTCAAAAAATGCAGGCATGACTTCGGTGCATATTAAAAGAAAGGTTTACTCCCAGAAAGTGGAAGTTAAACCTCATTTGACAGTGACTGAACTAAATCAGCTGCTTCCATTCTTAGGAATCGAGACATCACAGGACGAAAATCTGAATCTCACTTGCCAAATTTAG
- a CDS encoding endonuclease domain-containing protein — MNNYKELMHPKVSKAEIEVFKALSNANLTSGMVTQRPIILKSTIPDFCWVEKRKIAYLDGNPVHKKDKQQARDEEIDALLEAQGWDVLRIPYDPPLTEKGLQEIMTQIKQFLNVDEEDIQ; from the coding sequence TTGAATAATTACAAAGAACTCATGCACCCAAAAGTAAGCAAAGCAGAAATCGAAGTCTTCAAAGCATTAAGCAACGCCAACCTAACAAGCGGCATGGTAACCCAACGCCCCATCATACTAAAATCCACAATCCCTGACTTCTGCTGGGTAGAAAAACGCAAAATCGCCTACCTAGACGGCAACCCTGTACACAAAAAAGACAAACAGCAGGCACGGGATGAGGAAATCGATGCGTTACTCGAGGCTCAAGGTTGGGATGTGCTAAGAATTCCTTATGATCCGCCGCTGACCGAGAAAGGGCTGCAAGAGATTATGACGCAGATTAAGCAGTTCCTAAACGTGGATGAAGAAGACATTCAATAG
- the scpB gene encoding SMC-Scp complex subunit ScpB has product MENKENQPVEQNQAAPQSPPAAETSQTAQEPNQNATDQVQTTLPEAAESAVDTEQKRAHALNLLEAALYVAGRPLDINEMCQVVGSRSKKRVIGYAETLMEQYKARNSPMEILALKDDRFVLQVKAEFTPLIKKLVNRPLLSSGPLKTLSYIAYRQPVTQKRVIEVRGQHAYGHVKLLKDMGLIMTERAGRSLALKTTDYFADYFGLTQDTATLKRDLRKIFGDALKEEQAQAATQSEKPETSVDS; this is encoded by the coding sequence TTGGAAAACAAGGAAAACCAGCCCGTTGAACAGAACCAAGCGGCGCCTCAATCACCTCCGGCTGCTGAAACCTCCCAAACAGCCCAAGAGCCGAATCAAAACGCGACTGACCAAGTGCAAACTACGCTTCCTGAAGCCGCAGAGTCTGCAGTAGATACTGAACAGAAAAGGGCACATGCGCTAAACCTGCTGGAGGCTGCTCTCTACGTTGCAGGCAGACCCTTAGACATTAACGAGATGTGTCAGGTGGTTGGAAGCCGCAGCAAAAAACGCGTTATAGGCTATGCGGAAACGTTGATGGAGCAGTACAAGGCGCGTAATAGTCCCATGGAGATTTTGGCGCTCAAAGACGACCGTTTTGTGCTTCAAGTCAAAGCAGAGTTTACGCCGCTTATCAAGAAACTTGTTAACCGACCACTGCTTTCATCTGGGCCGCTCAAGACGCTTAGCTACATTGCTTACCGTCAACCTGTTACCCAGAAACGGGTCATTGAAGTTCGCGGTCAACACGCCTATGGACATGTAAAGTTGCTCAAAGATATGGGGCTGATTATGACGGAACGTGCTGGACGTTCGTTGGCTCTTAAGACGACGGATTACTTTGCGGATTACTTTGGGTTGACGCAGGATACGGCGACGCTCAAGAGGGATTTGCGCAAGATTTTTGGTGATGCTCTTAAGGAGGAGCAGGCACAGGCGGCGACGCAGTCAGAGAAACCAGAAACGTCTGTAGACAGCTAA